A genomic segment from Deltaproteobacteria bacterium encodes:
- a CDS encoding OB-fold domain-containing protein: MTVGIASYGSYVPYRRLKRAAIAEVLGIPAGKGERAVASFDEDSVSMAVEAARDALRAAPGTTVRTLLFATTTPPYAEKLNAALVGAAAQLPLEIRAADLTGSPRVGLTALLQAADAVGANGGSALVAIADCRLAAPEGKAEQAGGDAGVAFVVGEDPIAEIVASASVTREFLDTWRAPGERFAHTWEERFALTQAYGPLLGAAVKRVLEQAQCAPSSLARIVLDAPNPRAADELARGAKIAPEQLADPLALTVGQTGAAHAPLVLASVLAAAKPGDLILVASAGDGADALLLKVTARAASYTQPRSVGRLIESKGDVAYARYLKWREILPTEPPRRPDPDRPAAPPMLRSETWKFGFVGSRCTACGTPQLPPQRICIRCGTRDRMTPHPFADLPAKVATFTLDRLAYSLNPPTVNVVVDFAGGGRFLGEMTDCAPEKVQIGDEVEMTFRRMHSAGGVHNYFWKCRPRR; the protein is encoded by the coding sequence ATGACCGTCGGCATTGCGTCCTATGGATCCTACGTGCCCTATCGGCGCCTGAAGCGGGCCGCGATCGCCGAGGTGCTCGGTATTCCCGCGGGCAAGGGCGAGCGCGCCGTCGCGAGTTTCGACGAGGACAGCGTGTCGATGGCGGTGGAAGCCGCGCGCGACGCGCTGCGGGCGGCGCCGGGTACGACCGTACGGACCCTGCTCTTCGCCACCACCACCCCGCCCTACGCCGAGAAATTGAACGCGGCGCTCGTCGGCGCGGCGGCCCAGCTGCCGCTCGAGATCCGCGCCGCCGATCTCACCGGCTCCCCGCGCGTCGGCCTCACCGCGCTCCTGCAGGCCGCCGACGCCGTCGGCGCGAACGGCGGGTCCGCGCTGGTCGCGATCGCCGACTGCCGCCTCGCCGCGCCCGAGGGCAAGGCCGAGCAAGCCGGCGGCGACGCGGGCGTCGCGTTCGTCGTCGGCGAGGACCCGATCGCCGAGATCGTCGCCTCGGCGTCGGTCACGCGCGAGTTCCTCGACACCTGGCGGGCGCCGGGCGAGCGCTTCGCCCACACCTGGGAGGAGCGCTTCGCGTTGACCCAGGCGTACGGACCGCTCCTCGGCGCCGCCGTGAAGCGCGTTCTCGAGCAGGCGCAGTGCGCGCCCTCGAGCCTCGCCAGAATCGTACTCGACGCCCCGAATCCGCGCGCCGCCGACGAGCTCGCCCGCGGCGCCAAGATCGCCCCCGAGCAGCTCGCCGACCCGCTCGCGTTGACGGTCGGCCAGACCGGCGCCGCGCACGCCCCGCTCGTGCTCGCGAGCGTGCTCGCGGCCGCGAAGCCGGGCGACCTGATCCTCGTCGCGAGCGCGGGCGACGGAGCCGACGCGCTGCTCCTGAAAGTCACGGCGCGCGCGGCGAGCTACACCCAGCCGCGCTCGGTCGGACGCCTCATCGAGTCGAAGGGGGACGTCGCCTACGCCCGTTACCTCAAGTGGCGCGAGATCCTGCCGACCGAGCCGCCGCGCCGCCCCGACCCCGATCGGCCCGCCGCGCCGCCGATGCTGCGCTCCGAGACCTGGAAGTTCGGCTTCGTCGGCTCCAGGTGTACCGCGTGCGGCACGCCGCAGCTTCCACCGCAGCGCATCTGCATCCGGTGTGGAACGCGCGACCGGATGACGCCCCATCCCTTCGCGGATCTTCCGGCGAAGGTCGCGACCTTCACCCTCGACCGCCTCGCCTACTCGCTGAACCCGCCGACGGTGAACGTCGTCGTCGACTTCGCGGGCGGCGGCCGCTTCCTCGGCGAGATGACCGACTGCGCGCCGGAGAAGGTGCAGATCGGCGACGAGGTCGAGATGACGTTTCGCCGCATGCACAGCGCGGGCGGCGTCCACAACTATTTCTGGAAGTGCCGCCCCCGGCGGTAG
- a CDS encoding acetyl-CoA acetyltransferase — protein MASNGIRDRVAIVGMGCTQFGEHWDKGPDDLLIDAAYQAYESAGVAPNDVDAYWLGTMGQLSGLTLSVPLKIDYKPVTHVENFCATGSEALRQACYAVASGAYDLAMAIGVEKLKDSGYSGLVVSSPANDGTLGNMSAPASFSLLAPAYFKKYGLDPAKGKEVLARIAWKNHRNGAKNPRAQFRKEVPMEAILNSPKVADPLGVMDCSGVADGSAAAIVCRAEDAQKYTRHPIFIKALSFVAGPGEGPLAQDYDFTTFREVVASAKDAYTQAGVSDPRKEISMAEVHDCFTPTELVLYEDLGFSPRGTAWQDVMSGFFDLDGGLPVNPDGGLKSFGHPIGASGLRMMYEMWLQLRGEAGPRQIERPTLGLTHNLGGAPGRCVSFVSIVGR, from the coding sequence ATGGCGAGCAATGGCATCCGAGACCGGGTCGCGATCGTCGGCATGGGCTGCACGCAGTTCGGCGAGCACTGGGACAAAGGCCCCGACGATCTCCTGATCGACGCCGCCTACCAGGCATACGAATCGGCGGGCGTCGCGCCGAACGACGTCGACGCCTACTGGCTCGGCACGATGGGGCAGCTCTCGGGCCTCACGCTCTCGGTCCCCCTCAAGATCGACTACAAGCCGGTGACGCACGTCGAGAACTTCTGCGCGACCGGCTCCGAAGCGCTCCGTCAGGCGTGCTACGCGGTCGCGTCCGGCGCTTACGATCTCGCGATGGCGATCGGCGTCGAGAAGCTCAAGGACTCGGGGTACTCCGGCCTCGTCGTCTCGAGCCCGGCGAACGACGGCACGCTCGGCAACATGAGCGCACCGGCGTCGTTCTCGCTGCTCGCCCCCGCCTACTTCAAGAAGTACGGCCTCGACCCCGCCAAGGGCAAAGAGGTACTCGCCCGCATCGCGTGGAAGAACCACCGCAACGGCGCCAAGAATCCGAGAGCGCAGTTCCGCAAGGAAGTTCCCATGGAGGCGATCCTCAACTCCCCGAAGGTCGCCGACCCGCTCGGCGTGATGGACTGCTCTGGCGTCGCCGACGGTTCGGCCGCGGCGATCGTCTGCCGCGCCGAGGACGCGCAGAAGTACACGCGCCACCCGATCTTCATCAAGGCGCTCTCCTTCGTGGCCGGCCCCGGCGAAGGCCCGCTCGCGCAAGACTACGACTTCACGACCTTCCGCGAGGTCGTGGCGTCGGCGAAGGATGCCTACACGCAGGCCGGCGTCAGCGACCCGCGCAAGGAGATCAGCATGGCCGAAGTCCACGACTGCTTCACGCCGACCGAGCTCGTGCTCTACGAGGATCTCGGTTTCAGCCCGCGCGGCACCGCGTGGCAGGACGTGATGAGCGGCTTCTTCGACCTCGACGGCGGGCTGCCGGTGAACCCCGACGGCGGCCTCAAATCCTTCGGCCATCCGATCGGCGCCTCGGGCCTCCGCATGATGTACGAGATGTGGCTCCAGCTGCGCGGCGAGGCGGGTCCGCGCCAGATCGAGCGACCGACCCTCGGCCTCACACACAACCTCGGCGGCGCGCCGGGCCGCTGCGTGAGCTTCGTGTCCATCGTCGGCCGCTGA
- the ltaE gene encoding low-specificity L-threonine aldolase, translating into MRIVDLRSDTLTKPTAAMRVAMAAAEVGDDVFHEDPTVSALEERAATLAGKDAALFVPSGTMANLIACKLHTQPGDEVILERTSHLYRYEAGGFAAYAGVSTALLDGERGLLTPAQVDAAIRLPDVHQPRSRLLWLENTHNAGGGSCWPLDRLAAVVAAGRAHGLAVHLDGARAWNACVALGVPLATIAAHVDALSFCFSKGLGCPAGSVLIGDRDFVTEARRVRKQLGGGMRQAGVLAAAALHALEHHIDRLADDHANARLLADGLDGLAGLRVRRPVETNIVLLDTSGSRRGPMEVVGLLIGEGVRCLPMNATTVRLVTHLDVSRADVEHAVRVARGVLQPADR; encoded by the coding sequence ATGCGCATCGTCGACCTGCGTAGCGACACGCTGACCAAGCCGACCGCGGCGATGCGCGTGGCCATGGCCGCGGCCGAGGTCGGCGACGACGTCTTCCACGAGGACCCGACGGTGAGCGCGCTCGAGGAGCGCGCGGCGACGCTCGCGGGCAAGGATGCCGCGCTCTTCGTGCCGAGCGGCACGATGGCGAACCTGATCGCGTGCAAGCTCCACACCCAGCCGGGCGACGAGGTGATCCTCGAGCGCACCTCCCACCTCTACCGCTACGAAGCGGGCGGCTTCGCGGCCTACGCCGGCGTGAGCACCGCGCTCCTCGACGGCGAGCGCGGGCTCCTCACGCCCGCACAGGTTGACGCCGCGATCCGCCTTCCCGACGTCCACCAGCCGCGCTCCCGGCTCCTCTGGCTCGAGAACACCCACAACGCCGGCGGCGGGAGCTGCTGGCCGCTCGATCGGCTCGCGGCGGTGGTCGCGGCGGGCCGGGCGCACGGGCTCGCGGTCCACCTCGACGGCGCGCGCGCCTGGAACGCCTGCGTCGCGCTCGGCGTCCCGCTCGCCACGATCGCCGCCCACGTCGACGCGCTCAGCTTCTGCTTCAGCAAGGGGCTCGGCTGTCCCGCCGGCTCGGTCCTGATCGGCGACCGGGACTTCGTGACCGAGGCGCGCCGGGTGCGCAAGCAGCTCGGCGGCGGCATGCGCCAGGCGGGCGTCCTCGCCGCCGCGGCCCTCCATGCCCTCGAGCACCACATCGACCGCCTCGCCGACGATCACGCCAACGCACGGCTCCTCGCCGACGGACTCGACGGGCTCGCCGGCCTCCGCGTCCGCCGCCCGGTCGAAACCAACATCGTGCTCCTCGACACGAGCGGCTCGCGGCGCGGACCGATGGAGGTCGTCGGCTTGCTGATCGGCGAGGGCGTGCGCTGCCTGCCGATGAACGCGACCACGGTCCGCCTCGTGACGCACCTCGACGTGTCGCGCGCGGACGTGGAGCACGCGGTGCGGGTCGCACGCGGCGTGCTACAGCCGGCCGATCGCTAA
- a CDS encoding HEAT repeat domain-containing protein, which yields MATPNFGCYGGRDVPRRNPSSIAVLAIVVALTMPAGRLAAEGADLPASLRRLTLDADAVVRARVVATSATIDAGSVTYPLVHVEVLATLKGAVAPGPLAFASIGAGAARYLDGENVVVFLQHSQRIPALAATTLPTRLAWVAIPNAGEKLGSDPAVLDAVRRYVALDVLQDPDARGDALRALSLQLLQSGEPILVTSVLRDLTPGGDAGALTLADLPALVPVIESSRVPIGTRIALVAELERRGLVFGPARWVRLLRTSQGSDFLAVLRAVREHPSAGVNAQLIPLLGDRDLEVATAAATALGAPGNVEAVHPLAASLARPDAELRHAALASLTRIGTQSARQALELTAARHPDPALRRQATIEAIVLARRHGTTLAPLVGVPTAPF from the coding sequence ATGGCAACCCCGAATTTCGGGTGCTATGGCGGACGCGACGTGCCCCGGCGGAATCCGTCCTCGATTGCCGTGCTCGCGATCGTCGTCGCGCTCACGATGCCGGCCGGCCGGCTCGCGGCTGAGGGTGCCGACCTGCCCGCGAGCCTCCGCAGGCTCACCCTCGACGCGGACGCGGTCGTGCGCGCCCGCGTGGTCGCGACGAGCGCGACGATCGACGCGGGCAGCGTCACCTACCCCCTGGTCCACGTCGAGGTGCTCGCGACGCTGAAAGGCGCGGTCGCTCCGGGACCGCTCGCCTTCGCGAGCATCGGGGCGGGCGCCGCGCGTTACCTCGACGGCGAGAACGTCGTGGTCTTCCTGCAGCACAGTCAGCGCATACCGGCCCTTGCGGCAACGACCCTCCCGACGCGGCTCGCCTGGGTCGCCATCCCCAACGCCGGCGAGAAGCTGGGGAGCGACCCCGCGGTCCTCGACGCCGTCCGCCGCTACGTCGCGCTCGATGTTCTCCAGGATCCCGACGCCCGCGGCGACGCGCTCCGCGCCCTCTCGCTCCAGCTCCTGCAATCGGGCGAGCCGATCCTCGTCACCTCGGTGCTGCGCGACCTCACACCGGGCGGCGACGCCGGCGCGCTCACGCTCGCGGACCTGCCGGCGCTCGTCCCCGTGATCGAGAGCTCGCGCGTGCCGATCGGAACGCGCATCGCGCTCGTCGCCGAGCTCGAGCGCCGCGGCCTCGTGTTCGGTCCGGCGCGCTGGGTCCGACTGCTCCGCACCTCGCAGGGCAGCGACTTCCTCGCGGTGCTTCGCGCCGTCCGCGAACACCCGAGCGCCGGCGTAAACGCGCAACTGATCCCCCTCCTCGGCGACCGCGACCTCGAGGTCGCCACCGCCGCCGCAACCGCCCTCGGAGCGCCCGGCAACGTCGAAGCGGTGCATCCGCTGGCGGCGAGCCTCGCGCGTCCGGACGCGGAGCTGCGCCACGCGGCCCTCGCGAGCCTGACCCGGATCGGCACGCAGAGCGCCCGCCAGGCGCTGGAGCTCACGGCGGCCCGCCATCCCGATCCCGCCCTTCGCCGTCAGGCCACGATCGAAGCCATCGTCCTCGCACGCCGCCACGGCACGACGCTCGCGCCGCTCGTCGGCGTCCCGACCGCCCCCTTCTAG
- a CDS encoding Ig-like domain-containing protein: protein MSSSPLTLPRAVIRLFAALTLLFGVTATLADPAAAQTATPLPTVTATPALVRIAVSPRTAKRQVGQFQNFTVLGYFSDGSERNFTQKVVYSSSNLAAVYPPNTEGNRGRVEAVGVGIATISATEPTTGVSSNASDESAIVEVVEAPTPTPTSTNPTPTRTLTPRPTATATPVLGTLRLSPLVAKRRVGETQNFSVVGVYSDGSEKNLTQQATYVSSNTAVVQAPNDTTTNKGRTLAVGPGMAMISATFGGVSTTNTGGDAEFTVTVAPTPTPTRTGATPTRTLSPTPTVTATPVLVSLALSPTSTKRGIGSAQNFVATGTFSDGSTKNLTQRVAYTSSDANVASAPNDPTNRGRVIAVGVGVATISAVDDATGIGTTASGGNATFEVVLAPTPTPTNTGVTPTRTKTPTPTPTATPKLVSLAISPTTVKKAAGQTQTFLVNGTYSDGSTKNLTQKVEYSSSDPAVAATGVDPNSKSKVLAVAPGVAVIRARDAASGVITPIAESAVFTVTEAPSPTPTRTGPTSTAPTGTPTETPPPSPSPTPVIVKITLKPREAQKPVGTAQFFTATATLSDGNEKNVTQKVTYVSSDPTVAEAPNEDGNRGRIVPLEAGTVTISAFDPASGVSSTDSGGDATFTVVAGSGSPSPRVTATPPLPIQIGNPTTTCQRDVRRAARSYVAKKLKTLDKCGSAAGNCVQRKPNDPACLAAVRVRCATALGKLTTEEAKLVAAILRRCAGLSNADLFGGDGLAYEDVAESCRVRFDRTLTDLTSIAQCLTAEHSCRAETLFALQRPRAGEFMRLIGAAPDGGACRADFEGGGAGLGDPKGLGRGVERCAQALVRGGAGLARTRLGSIGRCVDAVFLCVEADPGNAACLAKATQKCEREFGRAQREVGKVTLAVSKRCDSLAFAVLTDPAGAYLDAVVARCPGYGIPAVESVADYVACLVRQHECDVAELVRFESPRAEAMLDAVGRTLVDGVCPPP from the coding sequence ATGTCCTCGTCCCCCCTCACGCTCCCCCGCGCCGTGATCCGCCTCTTCGCCGCGCTGACGCTCCTCTTCGGCGTGACGGCGACGCTCGCCGACCCGGCGGCGGCGCAGACGGCGACGCCGCTTCCGACGGTCACGGCGACGCCGGCGCTCGTGCGGATCGCCGTGTCGCCGCGAACGGCGAAGCGGCAGGTCGGACAATTCCAGAACTTCACGGTCCTCGGCTACTTCTCCGACGGCAGCGAGCGGAACTTCACGCAGAAGGTCGTCTACAGCTCGAGCAACCTCGCCGCCGTCTACCCGCCGAACACCGAGGGCAATCGCGGGCGCGTGGAAGCCGTCGGCGTCGGCATCGCGACCATCTCGGCGACCGAGCCGACGACCGGCGTGAGCTCGAACGCGTCGGACGAGAGCGCGATCGTCGAGGTCGTGGAAGCGCCGACCCCGACGCCCACCTCGACGAACCCGACCCCGACGCGCACGCTGACGCCGCGGCCGACGGCGACCGCTACGCCGGTCCTCGGGACGCTGCGGCTGTCACCGCTCGTCGCCAAGCGCAGGGTCGGCGAGACGCAGAACTTCTCCGTGGTCGGCGTCTACTCGGACGGCAGCGAGAAGAACCTCACGCAGCAGGCCACCTACGTCAGCAGCAACACGGCCGTCGTCCAGGCGCCGAACGACACGACCACCAACAAGGGCCGCACGCTCGCCGTCGGGCCGGGCATGGCGATGATCTCCGCGACCTTCGGCGGCGTCAGCACCACGAACACCGGCGGCGACGCCGAGTTCACCGTGACCGTCGCCCCGACGCCGACGCCGACGCGCACGGGCGCCACGCCGACCCGCACCCTCAGCCCCACGCCGACGGTGACGGCGACGCCGGTGCTGGTCTCGTTGGCGCTCTCGCCGACCTCGACCAAACGCGGCATCGGCTCGGCGCAGAACTTCGTCGCGACCGGCACGTTCTCGGACGGCAGCACGAAGAACCTGACCCAGCGCGTCGCCTACACGTCGAGCGACGCGAACGTCGCCTCGGCGCCGAACGACCCGACCAACCGCGGACGGGTGATCGCCGTCGGCGTCGGCGTGGCGACGATCTCGGCGGTCGACGACGCGACCGGCATCGGTACGACCGCGTCGGGCGGCAACGCGACCTTCGAGGTGGTGCTCGCGCCGACCCCGACGCCCACCAACACCGGCGTCACGCCGACGCGCACGAAGACGCCGACTCCGACGCCGACCGCGACGCCGAAGCTCGTGTCGCTCGCCATCTCCCCGACGACCGTGAAGAAGGCGGCGGGGCAGACCCAGACGTTCCTCGTCAACGGCACGTATTCGGACGGCAGCACCAAGAATCTGACCCAGAAGGTCGAGTACAGCTCGAGCGATCCGGCCGTCGCCGCGACCGGCGTCGATCCGAACAGCAAGAGCAAGGTCCTCGCGGTGGCGCCCGGCGTCGCCGTGATCCGCGCCAGGGACGCCGCGAGCGGCGTCATCACCCCGATCGCCGAGAGCGCCGTCTTCACCGTGACCGAGGCGCCGAGCCCGACGCCGACGCGCACGGGTCCGACCTCGACGGCGCCGACCGGTACGCCCACCGAGACGCCGCCGCCGTCGCCGAGCCCGACGCCGGTGATCGTGAAGATCACGCTGAAGCCGCGGGAGGCGCAGAAGCCGGTCGGGACCGCGCAGTTCTTCACCGCGACGGCGACGCTCTCGGACGGCAACGAGAAGAACGTCACCCAGAAGGTGACCTACGTCTCGAGCGATCCGACCGTCGCCGAGGCGCCGAACGAGGACGGCAACCGCGGCCGGATCGTGCCGCTCGAGGCCGGTACGGTGACGATCTCGGCGTTCGACCCTGCGAGCGGCGTCTCGTCGACCGACAGCGGCGGCGACGCGACCTTCACGGTCGTGGCGGGCAGCGGCTCGCCGAGTCCGCGGGTGACGGCGACGCCGCCGCTTCCGATCCAGATCGGCAATCCGACGACCACCTGCCAGCGCGACGTCCGGCGCGCGGCGCGGAGCTACGTCGCCAAGAAGCTCAAGACGCTCGACAAGTGCGGCAGCGCGGCCGGGAACTGCGTGCAGCGCAAGCCGAACGACCCGGCGTGCCTTGCCGCGGTGCGCGTTCGCTGCGCGACGGCGCTCGGCAAGCTCACGACCGAGGAGGCGAAGCTCGTCGCCGCCATCCTGCGCCGGTGCGCCGGCCTCAGCAATGCCGATCTCTTCGGCGGCGACGGCCTCGCCTACGAGGACGTCGCGGAGAGCTGCCGCGTGCGGTTCGACCGCACGCTCACCGATCTCACGAGCATCGCGCAGTGCCTGACCGCGGAGCACTCGTGCCGCGCCGAGACGCTGTTCGCGTTGCAGCGTCCGCGCGCCGGCGAGTTCATGCGCCTCATCGGCGCCGCGCCCGACGGCGGCGCCTGCCGCGCCGATTTCGAGGGCGGCGGCGCCGGCCTCGGCGACCCGAAGGGCCTCGGCCGCGGCGTCGAGCGCTGCGCGCAGGCCCTCGTGCGGGGCGGCGCCGGACTCGCGCGCACGCGGCTCGGTTCGATCGGGCGCTGTGTCGACGCGGTCTTCCTCTGCGTCGAAGCCGATCCGGGGAACGCCGCCTGCCTCGCGAAAGCGACGCAGAAATGCGAGCGCGAGTTCGGGAGGGCGCAACGCGAGGTCGGCAAGGTGACGCTCGCGGTCAGCAAGCGCTGCGACTCGCTCGCGTTCGCGGTGCTGACCGACCCGGCCGGCGCGTACCTCGACGCCGTGGTCGCGCGCTGTCCGGGCTACGGCATCCCGGCGGTGGAGTCGGTCGCCGACTATGTCGCCTGTCTCGTACGCCAGCACGAGTGCGACGTGGCGGAGCTCGTGCGCTTCGAGTCGCCGCGCGCCGAGGCGATGCTCGACGCGGTCGGCCGCACGCTCGTCGACGGCGTCTGTCCTCCCCCGTGA
- a CDS encoding Ig-like domain-containing protein, producing the protein MLRWSFLPLVALSAAVAGAQVPTSTPTPGTIVRLELKPVTKTISVGEFANYTATGFDAQGLSKNMTQKVEYTSSDPTVAGAPNAADNRGRVNGLKPGVVTISAADAVTGVSTTDAGGVSGTLTVQGALVAITLKPLDKNAVVGDAVTYTATGQLSDGNTKNLTQKVEYASSDTSVAVCPNAEGNKSRVEAVGVGTAIITATDPVTSIATEAEGSGTLTVRVPGATATGRTPTPTPRATPTLCGDPNASNTVTVTDGVEVLSAAADLPTGCTAAVCDVDGSGAVTVTDGVLVLRFAAGLDGSLACP; encoded by the coding sequence ATGCTCCGCTGGTCGTTCCTGCCCCTCGTCGCGCTCTCGGCCGCCGTCGCCGGTGCGCAGGTGCCCACCTCCACGCCGACGCCCGGGACGATCGTGCGTCTCGAGCTGAAGCCGGTCACGAAGACCATCTCGGTCGGCGAGTTCGCGAACTACACCGCGACGGGCTTCGACGCGCAGGGGCTCAGCAAGAACATGACCCAGAAGGTCGAGTACACGTCGAGCGACCCGACCGTCGCCGGGGCGCCGAACGCCGCCGACAACCGGGGACGCGTGAACGGGCTGAAGCCCGGCGTCGTCACGATCAGCGCGGCCGACGCGGTGACCGGCGTGAGCACCACCGACGCCGGCGGCGTGAGCGGCACGCTCACGGTGCAGGGGGCGCTCGTCGCGATCACGTTGAAGCCGCTCGACAAGAACGCCGTCGTCGGCGACGCGGTGACCTACACGGCGACGGGGCAGCTGAGCGACGGCAACACCAAGAACCTGACCCAGAAGGTCGAGTACGCGTCGAGCGACACGAGCGTCGCGGTCTGCCCAAACGCCGAGGGCAACAAGAGCCGGGTGGAGGCGGTGGGCGTCGGCACCGCGATCATCACGGCGACCGATCCCGTGACCAGCATCGCGACCGAGGCCGAGGGCAGCGGCACGCTCACGGTGCGCGTGCCCGGCGCGACCGCGACCGGCCGGACGCCGACCCCGACCCCGCGCGCGACGCCGACCCTGTGCGGCGACCCGAACGCGTCGAACACCGTGACCGTGACCGACGGCGTCGAGGTGCTGTCGGCGGCGGCGGACCTGCCGACGGGGTGCACGGCTGCGGTCTGCGACGTCGACGGCAGCGGCGCCGTGACGGTGACCGACGGCGTCCTCGTCCTGCGCTTCGCGGCCGGCCTCGACGGCTCCCTGGCCTGTCCCTGA
- a CDS encoding CBS domain-containing protein: protein MRGSTGGRELLQAHIRTLMHGQLVTVGPDAPLLDVARELAAHGIGAVPVVDESQRLLGLVSTNDLVAILQAGEGLERKTVRDAMTAEPPSIDEFATAEEAIDVLRNALIRHLPVTREGRLVGLVTASDLIRHLLKHYPAPEVA from the coding sequence ATGCGCGGGTCGACGGGCGGACGCGAGCTTCTGCAGGCGCACATCCGGACGCTCATGCACGGCCAGCTGGTCACGGTCGGCCCCGACGCGCCGCTTCTCGACGTCGCCCGCGAGCTCGCGGCCCACGGGATCGGCGCGGTGCCGGTGGTGGACGAGAGCCAGCGCCTGCTCGGGCTCGTGAGCACGAACGACCTCGTCGCGATCCTCCAGGCGGGCGAGGGGCTCGAGCGCAAGACCGTCCGTGACGCGATGACCGCGGAGCCGCCGTCGATCGACGAGTTCGCGACCGCGGAGGAGGCGATCGACGTGTTGCGGAACGCGCTCATCCGGCACTTGCCGGTGACGCGCGAGGGGCGGCTCGTCGGCCTCGTGACCGCCTCCGACCTGATCCGCCACCTGCTCAAGCACTACCCCGCGCCCGAAGTCGCCTGA
- a CDS encoding efflux RND transporter periplasmic adaptor subunit, giving the protein MTSKAADLRALRIDRGDDELARPRRRPWRWVAAAIVAGLAAWLGLRAFGPRVSEVQVAPAVAHEGGAPVRGAVLAGTGYVVTGEKYIAIGVRVAGRIERYYVDEGQSVQAGDPLVAIDDRDYRARLDRAEAAAATARADLALHARELVRAERLHRDGIIAAQDLERNQNLVAVDRARIAELEADAALARVELDYTVLRAPRDGVILAKLKEVGEIAVPGGFSGSGDLIRMANLDDMRAEVDVNESDLTRVRLGQAAEVIPDAYPDARYPATVVKRYPQVNRQKGTLKVEVRVTSPDDRLLPDMSVRVNFLAEATPGPGAPVVLVPRAALRRDERGAYVWWVDGARVRRRAVAVGTELGEQVQIADGLAGGESLVVGDAAGLADGAEVRRAAEPAGGH; this is encoded by the coding sequence GTGACGAGCAAAGCCGCCGACCTCCGCGCCCTCCGCATCGACCGCGGCGACGACGAGCTCGCCCGCCCGCGCCGCCGACCGTGGCGGTGGGTGGCGGCGGCGATCGTCGCCGGGCTCGCCGCCTGGCTCGGGCTGCGCGCCTTCGGTCCGCGCGTGTCCGAGGTGCAGGTCGCCCCCGCGGTGGCGCACGAGGGGGGCGCGCCGGTGCGCGGCGCCGTGCTCGCGGGCACGGGCTACGTCGTGACCGGCGAGAAGTACATCGCGATCGGCGTGCGGGTCGCCGGGCGGATCGAGCGCTACTACGTCGACGAGGGTCAGTCGGTGCAGGCGGGTGATCCGCTGGTCGCCATCGACGACCGCGACTATCGCGCGCGGCTGGACCGGGCGGAGGCGGCGGCCGCGACGGCGCGCGCCGATCTGGCGTTGCACGCGCGCGAGCTCGTGCGGGCGGAGCGGCTGCACCGCGACGGCATCATCGCGGCGCAGGATCTCGAACGGAACCAGAACCTCGTTGCCGTCGACCGCGCGCGCATCGCGGAGCTCGAGGCCGACGCCGCGCTCGCGCGCGTCGAGCTCGATTATACGGTGCTGCGCGCGCCCCGGGACGGTGTGATCCTCGCCAAGCTGAAAGAGGTGGGGGAGATCGCGGTGCCGGGCGGCTTCTCGGGCTCGGGCGACCTCATCCGGATGGCGAACCTCGACGACATGCGGGCCGAGGTCGACGTCAACGAGTCGGATCTCACGCGGGTGCGCCTCGGTCAGGCCGCCGAGGTCATCCCCGACGCGTATCCCGACGCGCGCTACCCGGCGACGGTCGTGAAGCGCTATCCGCAGGTGAACCGTCAGAAGGGGACGCTCAAGGTGGAGGTGCGGGTGACGAGCCCGGACGACCGGCTCCTGCCCGACATGAGCGTACGGGTGAACTTCCTCGCCGAGGCGACGCCGGGCCCGGGCGCTCCGGTCGTGCTCGTCCCGCGCGCGGCGCTCCGGCGCGACGAGCGTGGCGCGTACGTGTGGTGGGTCGACGGCGCGCGGGTGCGGCGGCGCGCGGTCGCGGTCGGCACCGAGCTCGGCGAGCAGGTGCAGATCGCGGACGGGCTTGCCGGCGGCGAGTCCCTGGTGGTCGGCGACGCCGCCGGGCTCGCCGACGGCGCCGAGGTGAGGCGCGCCGCGGAGCCGGCCGGCGGGCATTGA